The Thermovirga sp. genome contains a region encoding:
- a CDS encoding Hsp20/alpha crystallin family protein: MRQLIPFGRGMGIFDEMDDLFRGFSDAIRPMTRRYVPVDMYEENDEVVVNIDAPGFDPSQIEIKTYSDRVDISSKAEEKAEEEDGKTWYMRRGSRTMNLCVTLPTEVDPDKAQANFKNGVISLRLPKSKAVQGRVLELKQE; the protein is encoded by the coding sequence ATGAGGCAATTGATTCCGTTCGGCAGGGGAATGGGCATATTCGACGAAATGGACGATCTTTTCAGGGGTTTCTCGGACGCCATCAGGCCTATGACGCGGAGGTACGTCCCCGTCGACATGTACGAGGAGAACGATGAGGTCGTCGTGAATATCGACGCGCCCGGTTTCGACCCGTCCCAGATAGAGATCAAGACGTACTCCGACAGGGTGGATATCAGCTCCAAGGCCGAGGAGAAAGCCGAAGAGGAAGACGGCAAGACCTGGTACATGAGAAGGGGCAGCAGGACCATGAACCTCTGTGTGACCCTTCCTACCGAGGTTGACCCCGACAAAGCCCAGGCCAATTTCAAAAACGGGGTTATTTCTCTCAGGCTCCCCAAGAGTAAGGCGGTCCAGGGTCGCGTCCTGGAACTAAAGCAGGAATAA
- a CDS encoding aspartate/glutamate racemase family protein, producing the protein MKTIGLIGGLTWESTIEYYRIINEEIAQRLGGVHSARILMHSFDFQDIDTLMLAGHWEEIGAKVAEAGLGLESLGADFLLICSNTIHKVAEAVSGTASIPLIHLADVTAKAVKEKGIGRVGLLGTIFTMEHDFYKDRLADRHGLEILVPEKDDRNFVNRVIDEELSLGELKEASKARFLRIIEDLAHRGAGGVILGCTEIPLLIKQSDTPVAVFDTTHLHSLAAVEESLEEDSLVKIEEKKDP; encoded by the coding sequence ATGAAAACCATTGGGCTGATCGGCGGCCTGACCTGGGAATCCACCATCGAGTACTACCGCATCATCAACGAGGAGATCGCCCAGAGGCTGGGCGGCGTGCATTCCGCCCGCATCCTGATGCACAGCTTCGACTTCCAGGACATCGACACCCTTATGCTGGCAGGGCACTGGGAGGAGATCGGGGCCAAGGTGGCTGAGGCCGGCCTGGGGCTGGAAAGCCTTGGTGCGGACTTTCTCCTGATCTGCTCCAACACGATCCACAAGGTGGCCGAGGCCGTCTCGGGGACGGCGTCGATCCCCCTCATCCACTTGGCCGATGTGACTGCCAAGGCCGTCAAGGAAAAGGGTATCGGAAGGGTGGGCCTTTTGGGCACGATCTTCACGATGGAGCACGATTTTTACAAGGACCGCCTGGCCGATAGGCATGGCCTGGAGATCCTGGTTCCCGAAAAGGATGACAGGAACTTCGTAAACAGGGTGATCGACGAGGAGCTCTCCCTGGGAGAGTTGAAAGAGGCTTCGAAGGCACGCTTTCTCCGGATCATAGAAGACTTGGCCCACCGGGGCGCCGGTGGGGTCATCCTGGGCTGCACCGAGATTCCGCTGTTAATAAAGCAATCCGACACGCCCGTGGCCGTCTTCGACACGACGCACCTCCACTCCCTGGCAGCGGTCGAGGAGTCCCTCGAGGAGGACAGTTTGGTAAAGATCGAGGAGAAGAAGGACCCTTGA
- a CDS encoding translation initiation factor, with amino-acid sequence MAKPREAPRAAPPAEAEAPDLSRVDKIILRVQRKGRGGKTVTLLSAPGGGLSPAALEPLAKDLRKALGCGARVEDGSVVIQGDNSERAEKWLLQRGARRVIRGS; translated from the coding sequence ATGGCAAAGCCGCGGGAGGCGCCCAGGGCGGCCCCTCCCGCTGAAGCCGAAGCCCCCGATCTTTCCCGCGTGGACAAGATCATCCTCAGGGTCCAGCGGAAGGGAAGAGGGGGCAAAACCGTGACGCTCCTTTCCGCCCCCGGTGGAGGGCTTTCACCCGCCGCACTGGAACCGCTCGCAAAGGACCTCCGCAAGGCCCTGGGCTGCGGGGCCAGGGTTGAGGACGGGTCGGTGGTCATCCAGGGAGATAACTCGGAACGGGCCGAGAAGTGGCTCCTCCAGAGGGGAGCCAGGAGGGTCATCAGGGGTTCCTGA
- a CDS encoding DnaJ domain-containing protein: protein MAQTSRHSGRGYRSYSPPPAGRRPARDPYEVLGCVSGDSDEKIRKAYRKLVAKYHPDKFIGLDLDKEFVDLAARRFQEVQEAYEHIRRSRGFA, encoded by the coding sequence ATGGCCCAGACAAGCCGCCACAGCGGCAGGGGGTATCGCTCCTACTCCCCCCCTCCCGCCGGAAGGAGGCCCGCCAGGGATCCCTACGAGGTCCTGGGCTGCGTATCGGGCGACAGCGATGAGAAGATCAGGAAAGCCTACAGGAAATTGGTCGCGAAGTACCACCCCGACAAGTTCATCGGCCTCGACCTGGACAAGGAGTTCGTCGACCTGGCCGCCAGGAGGTTCCAGGAGGTCCAGGAGGCCTACGAGCATATCAGGCGGTCCCGGGGATTCGCCTGA
- the htpG gene encoding molecular chaperone HtpG, with translation MMSEKESFQFQAEAKQLLDLMIHSVYSNRDIFLRELVSNASDALDKLRFEALTDENLAPLAEDLHILIETDPEIRTLTISDNGIGMSRAELVDFIGTIARSGTKEYLSILRDKGAGSFPEELIGQFGIGFYSSFMVADRVSLVTRRAGEAAAWKWESPGDGSYTLEEASRDVQGTSVTLFLKKDEEDETARDYSDPSVIREIIRRYSDFVAWPIRMKAKDGSLETLNSMKALWTRPEKEVAEEEYDEFYRHLTHDWNKPMRRVFFKAEGGMEFRALLYIPSRAPLDIFIRDLFRGIQLYIRRVFIMDDCRELVPEYLRFLRGLVDSEDLPLNISREMLQQSRQVETIKRSVARKVLEGLSGMLKEDRDAYLSFWKNFGKVLKEGIFSDERNRSRILEVSLFDTTAPDGPVTLEEYLARMPEGQEEIYYVTAPSLTVGKSAPHLEAFAEKGYEVIILSDPVDEIWSPAVDEYKGRKITSLSRGTVGLPSAGGPEEKGEEASREDLETLLGDLGKALSGEVKEVKVSSRLKASPSCLVGDAFDPTPQMEAFLRAAGQEVPRVRRNLEINPSHPLVKKLKSIHDGDPSDPRIARYAKILFGLASLSEGGSLDDPSAFSREVAELLSEPV, from the coding sequence GTGATGTCCGAGAAAGAATCCTTCCAGTTCCAGGCCGAGGCCAAGCAACTCCTGGACCTGATGATCCACTCCGTCTACTCAAACCGTGATATCTTCCTCAGGGAACTCGTGTCCAATGCTTCGGACGCGCTGGATAAGCTACGCTTCGAGGCCCTCACCGATGAAAACCTCGCCCCCCTCGCAGAGGATCTGCATATTCTCATCGAGACCGACCCCGAGATCCGGACGCTGACCATCTCCGACAACGGCATCGGCATGAGCCGGGCCGAATTGGTGGATTTCATAGGGACCATCGCCCGGTCGGGCACGAAGGAGTACCTGTCCATCCTCAGGGATAAAGGGGCGGGCTCCTTCCCGGAGGAACTTATAGGCCAGTTTGGCATAGGCTTCTACTCTTCCTTTATGGTGGCCGACAGGGTCTCCCTGGTGACGCGCCGGGCGGGTGAGGCCGCGGCCTGGAAGTGGGAGTCGCCCGGCGATGGCAGCTACACCCTCGAGGAAGCCTCCCGCGATGTCCAGGGGACTTCCGTAACGCTCTTCCTGAAAAAAGACGAGGAGGACGAAACCGCCAGGGATTATTCCGACCCCTCCGTGATAAGGGAAATTATCAGGCGGTACAGCGACTTCGTGGCCTGGCCGATAAGGATGAAGGCCAAAGACGGCTCCCTGGAGACCCTCAACTCCATGAAGGCCCTCTGGACCAGGCCGGAGAAAGAGGTAGCCGAGGAGGAGTACGACGAATTTTACAGGCATCTCACCCACGACTGGAACAAGCCAATGAGGAGGGTCTTCTTCAAGGCCGAAGGCGGGATGGAGTTCAGGGCATTGCTCTACATTCCCTCCCGGGCCCCGCTGGATATCTTCATAAGGGACCTCTTCAGGGGCATCCAGCTCTACATCCGCCGCGTCTTCATTATGGACGACTGCCGGGAATTGGTTCCCGAATACCTCCGCTTCCTCAGGGGCCTCGTCGATTCCGAGGACCTCCCCCTCAATATCTCCAGGGAGATGCTTCAACAGAGCCGCCAGGTGGAGACCATAAAAAGGAGCGTGGCGAGGAAGGTCCTCGAGGGCCTCTCCGGAATGCTCAAGGAGGACAGGGACGCTTATCTCTCCTTCTGGAAGAACTTCGGGAAGGTCCTCAAGGAAGGGATATTTTCCGACGAAAGGAACCGTTCCAGGATCCTCGAGGTTTCCCTCTTCGACACCACCGCCCCCGACGGCCCCGTGACCCTCGAGGAGTACTTGGCCAGGATGCCCGAAGGCCAAGAGGAGATCTACTACGTGACGGCACCGAGCCTGACGGTGGGCAAAAGCGCCCCTCACCTCGAGGCTTTCGCGGAAAAGGGATACGAGGTGATCATCCTCAGCGACCCCGTGGACGAAATATGGTCCCCGGCCGTCGATGAATACAAGGGCAGAAAGATCACCTCCCTTTCGAGAGGGACCGTCGGACTCCCCTCAGCGGGCGGACCGGAAGAAAAGGGCGAGGAAGCTTCGCGGGAAGACCTGGAAACCCTCCTGGGGGATCTGGGTAAAGCCCTCTCGGGGGAAGTGAAGGAAGTGAAGGTCTCCTCGCGTCTCAAGGCTTCGCCGTCATGCCTGGTGGGAGATGCCTTTGACCCGACGCCCCAGATGGAAGCTTTCCTGAGGGCGGCCGGACAGGAAGTTCCCAGGGTAAGAAGGAACCTGGAGATAAACCCCTCCCACCCCTTGGTCAAGAAATTAAAAAGCATCCATGATGGCGACCCTTCCGATCCCAGGATAGCGAGGTACGCCAAGATCCTCTTCGGCCTCGCGTCCCTCTCCGAGGGTGGAAGCCTGGACGACCCGTCGGCCTTCAGCCGCGAGGTCGCTGAACTGCTGTCGGAGCCGGTATAA